A section of the Tepidanaerobacter syntrophicus genome encodes:
- a CDS encoding TrpB-like pyridoxal phosphate-dependent enzyme, translating into MKNEDTKILLEESEIPTSWYNIQADMPTPLKPPLSPATGKPATPEELGAIFPEEIIKQEMSTERFIEIPEEVRELYRLWRPSPVYRAHRLEKALDTPARIYFKYEGVSPAGSHKLNTAIPQAYYNKKQGIKRLATETGAGQWGTALAMACKFFDMKCSVYMVKVSYEQKPYRRSIMQLFGAEVFASPTDKTDAGRAVLKEHPDSLGSLGIAISEAVEDAVKNSDTNYALGSVLNHVVLHQTVIGLEAKKQMEKAGYYPDVIIACSGGGSNFGGIAMPFVHDKIKEGKKVRIIAAEPTACPSLTKGKFTYDYGDVAHLTPKMMMYTLGSDFVPPGIHAGGLRYHGASPLESQLLHDGFIEAVAYDQQDIFEAAVLFAQNEGIVPAPESAHAIKAAIDEALKAKEAGEKKTILFNLSGHGYFDMASYDNYLSGKLQNSSLPDKVLQEALSKLD; encoded by the coding sequence ATGAAAAACGAAGATACAAAAATATTACTTGAAGAAAGCGAAATTCCAACAAGCTGGTATAATATTCAGGCAGATATGCCGACCCCATTAAAACCTCCGCTTAGCCCTGCCACAGGAAAACCTGCGACTCCTGAAGAGCTGGGAGCAATATTTCCTGAGGAAATCATAAAGCAAGAAATGAGCACAGAGCGATTTATAGAAATACCTGAAGAGGTTAGAGAATTATACAGATTATGGAGGCCGTCTCCTGTATATAGGGCACACAGACTGGAAAAAGCTTTGGATACCCCGGCTAGAATTTACTTTAAATATGAAGGAGTAAGTCCTGCCGGAAGCCATAAGCTAAACACCGCTATCCCCCAAGCCTACTACAATAAAAAACAAGGGATAAAACGGCTTGCAACCGAAACCGGAGCAGGGCAGTGGGGAACAGCGCTTGCCATGGCTTGCAAGTTCTTTGATATGAAATGCTCGGTTTACATGGTTAAAGTAAGTTATGAACAAAAGCCCTATCGGCGCTCGATAATGCAGCTTTTTGGAGCAGAAGTATTTGCAAGCCCCACAGATAAAACAGATGCCGGCCGCGCTGTGCTGAAAGAACATCCGGATTCACTAGGAAGCTTAGGTATTGCAATAAGCGAAGCAGTGGAAGACGCAGTGAAAAATTCCGATACGAACTATGCTTTAGGCAGCGTGCTAAACCACGTAGTTCTTCACCAAACAGTAATTGGTCTTGAAGCTAAAAAACAAATGGAAAAAGCAGGCTACTATCCGGATGTAATAATAGCATGTTCCGGCGGCGGCAGCAATTTTGGCGGAATTGCCATGCCTTTTGTACATGACAAAATAAAGGAAGGCAAAAAGGTCCGCATAATTGCGGCAGAACCTACTGCATGTCCAAGTCTTACCAAAGGTAAGTTCACTTATGATTATGGCGATGTGGCTCATTTGACTCCAAAGATGATGATGTACACCTTGGGAAGCGATTTTGTTCCACCTGGAATCCATGCAGGCGGTCTGCGCTACCACGGAGCATCGCCTCTTGAAAGCCAGCTTTTGCATGATGGATTTATTGAGGCTGTTGCCTATGACCAGCAGGATATTTTTGAAGCAGCAGTGCTTTTTGCGCAAAACGAAGGGATTGTACCGGCGCCTGAGTCGGCTCATGCTATAAAGGCAGCAATCGATGAAGCCTTAAAAGCCAAAGAAGCCGGAGAAAAAAAGACGATTTTATTTAACTTAAGCGGTCATGGATATTTCGATATGGCATCTTATGACAATTATCTTTCGGGTAAACTGCAAAACTCCAGTTTGCCTGATAAGGTCTTACAGGAAGCTTTAAGCAAGTTAGACTAA
- a CDS encoding ECF transporter S component: MRKSEVNKMSRLAMLAALSILLMFLVRFPLIPAAPFLEYEPGDIPALIAAFLFGPAAGVLVTLAVSIIQAFTVSAGSGWIGAIMHFIATGTMVAVAGYIYKKIHTQKGAVIALIAASISMTLVMIPLNLIFTTKFMNVPMEAVKAMIVPIIIPFNLLKASINSTLTFLVYKPIGRVLRVELEPVKPVKSAMEETR, from the coding sequence ATGAGAAAAAGCGAAGTAAACAAAATGTCGAGACTTGCTATGCTTGCAGCTCTATCAATACTTTTAATGTTTTTGGTAAGATTTCCCCTTATTCCGGCAGCCCCTTTTCTAGAGTATGAACCGGGCGATATACCCGCCCTTATAGCAGCGTTTTTATTCGGACCTGCCGCAGGCGTTCTGGTAACCCTTGCAGTATCAATTATACAAGCCTTTACGGTCAGCGCCGGAAGCGGTTGGATAGGGGCCATAATGCATTTTATAGCCACTGGAACGATGGTTGCGGTTGCAGGATATATTTACAAAAAAATCCATACACAAAAGGGTGCGGTGATTGCGCTTATTGCAGCATCAATCAGCATGACACTTGTAATGATACCCCTTAACCTAATCTTTACTACAAAGTTTATGAATGTGCCAATGGAAGCCGTAAAAGCCATGATTGTGCCGATTATAATACCTTTTAATTTACTGAAAGCATCCATAAATTCGACCCTTACTTTTCTAGTTTACAAGCCTATAGGCAGAGTTTTAAGAGTTGAACTTGAACCGGTAAAACCGGTAAAATCCGCAATGGAAGAGACAAGATAG
- a CDS encoding aminopeptidase — protein sequence MAEAKKSPLEKEYENAWDRYSKAELDKVFDLGEKYINFISRCKTERECVDEFRTVAEKAGYKNIKEFIEQKKLLKPGDKIYAEVMGKTIALFVIGKRPLEEGMNIIGAHIDSPRLDLKQNPLYEDTDLAMFETHYYGGIKKYQWVTLPLALHGVIVKKDGTRINVVIGEEDDDPVVGVSDLLIHLAKDQMKKTLADGIDGENLNILVGSIPIKDKKAKNRVKQNILQILNEKYGIKEEDFVSAEIEVVPAGKARHYGIDKSMIMAYGQDDRVCAYTSFEAIMQVEKPEKTCVALLVDKEEIGSVGATGMHSRFFENAVAEIANLLGEYSELTVRRALSNSKMISSDVNAAFDPNFPEVMEKNNSSRFGRGIVFNKYTGSRGKSGSNDANAEFIAQLRAIMEKHNVSWQTAELGKVDQGGGGTIAYILANYGMEVIDAGIALHNMHAPWEISCKADLYEAVKAYKAFLIEA from the coding sequence ATGGCTGAAGCAAAAAAGTCACCTCTTGAAAAAGAATATGAAAATGCATGGGACAGGTATAGCAAGGCAGAACTAGATAAGGTTTTTGACCTGGGCGAAAAGTATATCAACTTTATATCTCGCTGCAAAACAGAAAGAGAGTGCGTAGATGAGTTCCGCACTGTCGCAGAAAAAGCCGGTTACAAAAATATAAAAGAATTTATCGAGCAGAAAAAACTGCTAAAACCCGGAGATAAAATATATGCAGAAGTTATGGGCAAAACTATCGCTTTATTTGTAATAGGCAAAAGACCGTTAGAAGAAGGAATGAATATCATCGGGGCGCATATCGATTCGCCAAGGCTAGATTTAAAACAAAATCCGCTTTATGAAGACACAGACCTTGCGATGTTTGAGACTCATTATTATGGCGGAATTAAGAAATACCAGTGGGTTACTCTTCCTCTTGCTCTGCACGGGGTTATAGTAAAAAAAGACGGGACCCGTATAAATGTGGTAATCGGAGAAGAAGATGACGATCCTGTTGTTGGCGTATCGGATTTGCTGATTCACCTTGCAAAGGATCAGATGAAAAAGACTTTAGCCGATGGTATTGACGGCGAGAACCTAAATATCCTTGTGGGCAGTATCCCAATTAAAGATAAAAAAGCCAAGAATAGAGTAAAACAAAATATTTTGCAGATATTAAACGAAAAATATGGGATTAAAGAAGAAGACTTCGTATCTGCGGAAATAGAAGTAGTGCCCGCAGGTAAGGCAAGGCATTACGGGATAGACAAGAGCATGATTATGGCTTACGGCCAAGATGACAGGGTATGTGCTTATACATCTTTCGAAGCTATAATGCAGGTTGAAAAACCTGAAAAAACCTGTGTTGCTCTTTTAGTAGATAAAGAGGAAATCGGAAGTGTGGGGGCCACCGGTATGCACTCCAGATTCTTTGAAAACGCCGTAGCAGAGATTGCAAATTTATTGGGAGAATACAGCGAACTTACTGTAAGAAGGGCCCTGAGCAACTCAAAGATGATATCATCTGATGTAAATGCCGCTTTCGATCCTAATTTCCCCGAGGTGATGGAAAAGAACAATTCCTCAAGGTTCGGGAGGGGTATCGTTTTTAACAAATACACAGGGTCAAGGGGAAAAAGCGGCAGTAATGATGCCAATGCTGAGTTTATTGCACAACTTCGGGCTATAATGGAAAAACACAACGTTAGCTGGCAGACAGCAGAGCTTGGCAAAGTGGATCAGGGTGGAGGAGGTACTATCGCCTACATTTTAGCAAATTACGGCATGGAGGTAATTGATGCAGGCATTGCTTTACATAACATGCACGCACCCTGGGAAATTTCCTGCAAAGCCGACTTATATGAGGCTGTAAAAGCCTACAAAGCATTTTTAATCGAGGCATAG
- a CDS encoding aldehyde dehydrogenase family protein, which translates to MDKPIDKKYQLLIGGRWVEAKDGKTFETYCPANGELLATCANAGKEDVDEAVNAAWKAFETWKDTSAQNKANILLKIADLIDENAEKLAMVETLDNGKPIRETRNIDVPLSSDHFRYFAGAIRAEEGKAAMIDKDTMSIILKEPIGVVGQIIPWNFPLLMAAWKLAPALAAGCTVVIKPSSSTPLSILELGKLINDVLPPGVVNIVTGSGSTTGNYILEHPGFRKLAFTGSTEVGYSIAEAAAKKLIPSTLELGGKSANIYFPDCPWEKAIEGVQLGILFNQGQVCCAGSRVFVHEDIYDKFLAECVDAFKKIKVGLPWEEDTVMGSQINEAQLKKILNYIKIGKKEGAKLACGGSRINKNNLKKGYFMEPTIFTDVDNKMRIAQEEIFGPVACFIKFKDEDEVIKMANDTEYGLAGAVWTKDINKALKVARGIEAGRVWVNDYNNLPAHTPFGGYKKSGIGRETHLMMLDHYTQKKNIMISMKETKAGLY; encoded by the coding sequence TTGGATAAACCCATTGACAAAAAGTATCAATTACTAATTGGCGGTAGATGGGTGGAGGCAAAAGACGGGAAAACATTTGAGACTTATTGTCCGGCAAATGGCGAACTTTTGGCAACTTGCGCCAATGCCGGCAAAGAGGATGTGGACGAAGCTGTAAATGCTGCATGGAAGGCTTTTGAAACATGGAAAGATACCAGCGCACAGAATAAAGCAAATATACTACTTAAAATAGCTGATTTAATTGATGAAAATGCCGAAAAACTTGCCATGGTCGAGACTCTAGATAATGGCAAACCTATTCGCGAAACAAGAAATATTGATGTTCCTTTGAGCTCCGATCATTTTCGGTATTTTGCAGGAGCGATAAGAGCCGAAGAAGGAAAAGCCGCGATGATTGACAAGGATACCATGAGTATCATTTTAAAAGAACCTATCGGAGTTGTTGGGCAAATAATACCATGGAATTTCCCTCTGCTTATGGCTGCATGGAAACTTGCGCCTGCACTTGCTGCAGGATGCACAGTTGTCATTAAACCATCTTCTTCTACACCGCTTAGCATCTTGGAACTTGGCAAATTAATCAATGATGTGCTTCCTCCGGGAGTTGTAAATATCGTAACCGGCAGCGGCTCTACTACAGGAAACTACATATTGGAACATCCGGGATTTAGAAAACTTGCTTTTACGGGTTCGACCGAAGTAGGATACAGTATAGCTGAGGCCGCAGCTAAAAAGCTTATACCTTCGACATTAGAGCTCGGCGGAAAGTCCGCAAATATTTATTTTCCTGATTGCCCGTGGGAAAAAGCTATCGAAGGTGTGCAGCTTGGAATATTGTTCAACCAAGGCCAGGTTTGCTGCGCCGGCTCAAGAGTATTTGTTCATGAAGACATATATGATAAATTCCTTGCCGAATGTGTAGATGCTTTCAAAAAAATAAAAGTGGGCCTTCCTTGGGAAGAAGATACTGTTATGGGCTCTCAGATAAACGAAGCTCAGCTAAAAAAGATATTAAATTACATTAAAATCGGTAAAAAAGAAGGAGCCAAACTTGCCTGCGGAGGTTCCAGAATTAACAAAAACAACCTTAAAAAAGGCTATTTTATGGAGCCTACAATATTTACAGATGTGGACAACAAAATGAGAATTGCACAGGAAGAGATATTCGGCCCTGTTGCCTGCTTTATAAAGTTCAAAGATGAAGACGAAGTAATAAAGATGGCAAACGATACCGAATACGGTCTTGCAGGAGCGGTTTGGACAAAAGACATAAACAAAGCCCTTAAAGTTGCACGAGGAATAGAAGCAGGTCGTGTTTGGGTGAATGATTACAACAACCTGCCTGCGCATACGCCTTTTGGCGGCTACAAGAAATCGGGCATCGGCCGCGAAACCCACTTAATGATGCTTGATCATTATACACAAAAGAAGAATATAATGATAAGCATGAAAGAAACAAAGGCCGGGTTATATTAA
- the fsa gene encoding fructose-6-phosphate aldolase, giving the protein MLYLLDTANVKEIKRLCNIYPIDGVTTNPTLVSKEKMDFRQLFTQLKEILGPDKMIHVQTLGKSAEDIVKEGEILNKFLGENLYVKIPVSPYGIKAIQILSQKGIKTTATAVFTPQQALIAARAGADFVAPYVNRLDNIIGDGVEVVSEIIKEFKIYNLKTKVVAASFKNLEQIHKASQVGTHAVTVPPELFEKLLEHPLTDSAIRKFEKDWEEVYGKGKIVSDLI; this is encoded by the coding sequence ATGCTGTATTTATTAGATACTGCAAATGTCAAAGAAATAAAAAGGCTCTGCAATATTTATCCTATCGACGGAGTAACTACGAATCCGACGCTTGTGTCAAAAGAAAAAATGGATTTTAGGCAGCTTTTTACACAGTTAAAGGAAATCTTAGGACCGGATAAAATGATTCATGTCCAGACACTAGGCAAAAGCGCAGAAGATATAGTGAAAGAAGGAGAGATTTTAAACAAATTCCTGGGCGAAAACCTATATGTAAAAATCCCTGTAAGCCCTTATGGGATAAAAGCAATTCAGATACTAAGTCAAAAAGGCATAAAGACTACTGCTACGGCAGTATTTACGCCTCAGCAGGCATTAATTGCGGCAAGAGCAGGGGCAGACTTTGTAGCGCCCTATGTAAATCGTCTTGATAATATAATAGGCGATGGGGTAGAAGTAGTTTCCGAAATCATTAAAGAATTCAAGATTTACAATTTGAAAACCAAAGTAGTTGCTGCAAGCTTTAAAAATTTAGAACAAATCCATAAAGCAAGCCAAGTAGGAACACATGCTGTAACTGTTCCGCCTGAACTGTTTGAAAAACTTTTAGAGCATCCGCTGACTGACTCTGCTATAAGAAAGTTTGAAAAAGACTGGGAAGAAGTATATGGAAAAGGCAAGATTGTTTCTGATTTAATATAG
- a CDS encoding Na+/H+ antiporter NhaC family protein yields MDKKDTKILSFRPNQFAALVPFIIFIIITISLSFMKAADLNMMIASGIIGLIIGMFFCENKEEYWNVIIEGLGSDVGMTAVLIWLVVGIYGSILKSGKLVEGLVWLSCKLGVKGAAFTVAAFIFSAIFAVATGTGFGTIATMGFILYPAGLLLGSNPAVLGGAILSGAAFGDNLAPVSDTTIISATSQTYKYKEGTAEIGGVVKSRFKYVIVAGIIAAVLFWFFGGSAASTNTESAAKILTEYQNPMGLLLLIPTAVVIWMAVKGNSIFATLSTGTILAIIIGLAAGLFSVADLAVIKDGAVVGAIPDGVAGMTTVSILLMVVVSMGNLLVKSGCMETTVNWLNEKVIKTPRDADIAIFLLSTIFGILIAAINTIANICVSPFVNAIGRKNDLHPYRRADILSTAVCSFPFFVPYGGCVLLLLGTMKSVSSTYPFVQPLDPSSLFFTVFYSWAVWFVTLFACISGWGREFEGKDGERVKQPIKN; encoded by the coding sequence ATGGACAAAAAAGACACTAAAATATTATCCTTTAGACCTAACCAATTTGCGGCCCTAGTGCCATTTATCATATTCATCATAATCACCATTTCCCTTTCTTTCATGAAAGCAGCAGACCTTAATATGATGATAGCATCAGGAATAATCGGGCTTATTATCGGCATGTTTTTTTGCGAAAACAAAGAAGAGTATTGGAATGTTATCATAGAAGGATTGGGTTCTGATGTGGGTATGACCGCAGTCCTTATATGGTTGGTTGTTGGTATATACGGAAGCATATTAAAAAGCGGCAAATTAGTAGAAGGATTGGTATGGCTGAGCTGTAAACTAGGAGTAAAAGGCGCAGCCTTCACAGTAGCAGCATTTATATTTTCTGCTATTTTTGCGGTAGCAACCGGTACAGGTTTCGGCACCATTGCCACAATGGGTTTTATACTTTACCCCGCAGGACTTCTTTTGGGCTCAAATCCTGCAGTGCTGGGAGGAGCTATATTAAGCGGTGCAGCCTTTGGAGACAATCTGGCTCCGGTTTCGGATACCACCATAATATCTGCAACCAGTCAAACATATAAATATAAAGAAGGAACCGCGGAGATAGGTGGAGTAGTCAAAAGCCGTTTTAAGTATGTAATAGTTGCCGGAATTATTGCAGCGGTGCTGTTTTGGTTTTTTGGAGGAAGCGCGGCTTCGACAAATACAGAAAGCGCAGCAAAAATACTTACCGAATACCAAAATCCAATGGGTCTTCTTCTCCTCATCCCAACTGCTGTGGTAATTTGGATGGCTGTAAAAGGAAACAGTATCTTTGCAACACTTAGCACAGGGACAATCCTTGCCATAATAATCGGTCTTGCAGCCGGACTATTTAGCGTAGCGGACCTTGCCGTGATTAAAGATGGCGCAGTTGTAGGAGCAATCCCTGATGGTGTTGCAGGCATGACGACAGTTTCCATACTTTTGATGGTAGTTGTATCAATGGGTAATTTGCTGGTTAAAAGCGGTTGTATGGAAACAACTGTAAACTGGCTCAATGAAAAAGTAATCAAAACTCCAAGAGATGCAGATATTGCCATATTTTTATTGTCAACGATTTTCGGAATACTTATCGCTGCCATAAATACCATAGCAAATATATGCGTATCTCCCTTTGTAAATGCCATAGGACGAAAAAACGATTTGCATCCTTACAGACGTGCTGATATCTTAAGCACAGCAGTTTGCTCCTTTCCGTTCTTTGTGCCCTATGGCGGATGTGTTTTGCTATTGCTAGGCACCATGAAATCGGTGTCTTCCACATATCCTTTTGTGCAACCCCTAGATCCATCTTCCTTATTTTTCACCGTTTTTTACAGTTGGGCAGTCTGGTTTGTGACGCTATTTGCCTGCATCTCAGGCTGGGGCAGAGAATTTGAGGGAAAAGATGGAGAGAGGGTCAAACAACCTATAAAAAATTGA
- a CDS encoding serine dehydratase subunit alpha family protein gives MSNELYQKAIEQVKEEMVPALGVTEPAAIALSTAKAYEVVGGEVKKVAVLMDEGVFKNGFSCAIPGTSEKGNEMAAALGVIAGKPNLGLRVLEDVTEDDVSKAKEMIKEGKIEINVKRGASDIFIDAIVETDKGTGRAVIKDKHTNIVLIEKDGKEIFKKDAESETSKDKAFDISKLVLKDLIDIAEHTPYEDINFILEAVRVNDELAKEGKQGQGMKVGRGISDLIEEGWLKEDILTYAMAYTGYAVDARMGGVSKPAMSICGSGDHGLVATLPLIAIADKKEIPEEKLVRSILLSYLVTMYIKTFAGRLSAFCGCAIAAGTGSSAGICCLLGGNNEQIGFTINNMAADITGIICDGGNFGCSMKAVTAASTAILSALLALKNIHIPKDSGIVGNTVEETMQNIGKIASPGMIKTNDVILDIMINRCD, from the coding sequence ATGTCAAATGAACTTTATCAAAAGGCTATAGAACAAGTGAAGGAGGAGATGGTTCCAGCTTTGGGGGTTACAGAGCCGGCCGCTATCGCGCTTTCTACGGCTAAGGCTTATGAAGTAGTTGGAGGTGAGGTAAAGAAGGTTGCAGTTCTGATGGATGAAGGGGTTTTCAAGAACGGGTTTTCATGTGCCATACCGGGAACTTCTGAAAAAGGAAATGAGATGGCGGCAGCACTTGGGGTAATAGCCGGAAAGCCGAATTTAGGTTTAAGGGTACTAGAAGACGTAACAGAAGATGATGTGTCAAAGGCAAAGGAGATGATTAAAGAAGGAAAAATCGAGATAAATGTAAAACGAGGTGCATCTGATATTTTTATAGATGCAATAGTGGAAACTGATAAGGGCACAGGTAGAGCTGTCATAAAAGATAAACATACAAATATAGTTTTAATAGAAAAAGACGGAAAAGAAATCTTTAAAAAAGATGCGGAAAGCGAAACTTCAAAAGACAAGGCTTTTGATATATCAAAGCTTGTACTTAAAGACTTGATAGATATAGCAGAGCACACACCATATGAAGACATAAATTTTATATTAGAAGCAGTCAGGGTCAATGATGAACTTGCCAAAGAGGGCAAACAGGGTCAAGGCATGAAAGTAGGAAGGGGTATATCGGACCTTATAGAAGAAGGATGGCTGAAGGAAGATATATTAACTTATGCAATGGCATATACAGGATATGCAGTTGATGCCCGAATGGGAGGAGTTTCAAAACCTGCTATGTCCATATGCGGAAGCGGTGACCATGGTCTTGTAGCAACACTGCCTCTCATAGCAATAGCCGATAAAAAAGAAATACCGGAGGAAAAACTTGTAAGATCAATACTTTTAAGCTATCTTGTTACAATGTACATAAAAACCTTTGCCGGAAGGCTGTCGGCTTTTTGTGGCTGTGCTATTGCGGCAGGCACAGGATCAAGTGCAGGCATATGCTGCCTTTTAGGTGGGAATAATGAACAGATAGGTTTTACAATAAATAACATGGCAGCGGATATCACAGGAATAATCTGCGATGGCGGCAACTTTGGCTGTTCAATGAAGGCTGTAACGGCTGCAAGCACCGCCATACTTTCAGCACTTTTGGCATTGAAAAATATTCATATACCCAAAGACAGCGGTATCGTAGGAAATACAGTGGAAGAAACCATGCAGAACATTGGGAAAATAGCATCACCCGGAATGATAAAGACAAACGATGTTATTTTGGACATTATGATAAATAGATGCGATTAA
- a CDS encoding helix-turn-helix domain-containing protein, translating to MNIGTRIKVLRNKKGLTAMQLAEMVSISREHLSAVENGIKPISLTTLQKICDALGITLAEFFMDENVNLPPEYQELLENVKVLSPKQLELLNEFLKTLRQ from the coding sequence ATGAATATAGGGACACGTATTAAAGTTTTGCGAAATAAGAAAGGACTAACTGCTATGCAACTTGCGGAAATGGTAAGCATATCCCGTGAGCATTTAAGCGCGGTCGAAAATGGAATAAAACCAATTTCTCTTACAACCCTCCAAAAAATCTGCGATGCTTTGGGCATTACGCTCGCCGAATTTTTTATGGATGAAAACGTTAATCTACCTCCTGAATATCAAGAATTACTTGAAAATGTTAAGGTACTTTCTCCTAAACAATTAGAACTGTTAAATGAATTTTTGAAGACGTTAAGGCAATAG
- the cmr4 gene encoding type III-B CRISPR module RAMP protein Cmr4, which translates to MSEKQELNMYALSTDPIFIGTGGYTIGRVDNTIVRDTITKIPKIPGSSIAGTWRYYMALELQGWYKKNFENIKSILGGNEIATEDIRELVNRLADRELDAGRRENFSERMTKFKKYSKAISSAINTNCYENNNDNETKNDWQLYWGNLISSIKCAGQDDKANENYEDSLVGSIRELSDTGHCGHCIICKTFGFSKKNRSQQGMAYFSDLNILLFPVYTRLGVKWVTSPYILESAGIKAKFQQMNKSEDILSESSFSRLRNLLKDDTAVIVKNCENENDKYYINLGWLNLEAVNQDILLALPNLENKEETWKNISENLIIVPDDLISNIINANLEVRTSVSINPLTGTAKEGALFTSEAIPRGTVFYGNIRLLESQSEVAPTINEVVMALKDSKKYYECLGVGGMTTRGFGRAKLFFS; encoded by the coding sequence ATGAGCGAAAAACAAGAATTAAATATGTACGCATTATCGACTGACCCTATTTTTATTGGCACAGGAGGATATACAATTGGCAGAGTAGATAATACGATCGTAAGAGATACTATAACAAAAATACCAAAAATACCAGGCTCAAGCATTGCGGGAACCTGGAGATATTATATGGCATTAGAATTACAAGGATGGTACAAAAAGAATTTTGAAAACATAAAGAGCATTCTTGGAGGAAACGAAATTGCTACAGAAGACATTAGAGAATTGGTAAATCGACTTGCAGACCGTGAACTCGATGCAGGTCGCAGAGAAAACTTTAGCGAACGAATGACAAAGTTTAAGAAATACTCCAAAGCAATAAGTTCGGCAATAAACACTAACTGTTATGAAAATAATAATGATAATGAAACGAAAAATGATTGGCAATTATATTGGGGCAATCTTATCTCATCTATTAAGTGTGCTGGGCAAGATGATAAAGCTAATGAAAACTATGAGGATAGCCTTGTCGGTAGTATTAGGGAATTATCTGATACAGGGCATTGTGGCCACTGCATAATATGCAAGACTTTTGGATTTTCAAAGAAAAACAGATCACAACAAGGGATGGCTTATTTTTCTGATTTGAATATACTTCTTTTTCCGGTATATACTCGATTGGGCGTTAAATGGGTGACATCTCCATACATCTTAGAATCTGCGGGAATAAAAGCTAAATTTCAACAAATGAATAAATCGGAGGATATCTTAAGCGAATCTTCGTTTAGCAGGCTTAGAAATTTGCTTAAAGATGATACAGCTGTTATAGTAAAGAACTGTGAGAATGAAAATGATAAATATTATATTAATTTAGGCTGGCTAAATCTTGAAGCAGTAAACCAGGATATTTTATTGGCATTACCAAACCTCGAAAATAAAGAAGAAACTTGGAAAAACATATCAGAGAATCTAATAATCGTTCCTGATGATTTAATATCTAATATAATTAATGCGAACTTAGAAGTTAGAACATCAGTATCAATAAATCCCCTTACAGGGACGGCAAAGGAAGGAGCTTTGTTTACATCCGAAGCTATACCTCGAGGCACTGTTTTTTATGGAAATATTAGGCTGCTCGAAAGCCAAAGCGAAGTTGCACCTACTATAAACGAGGTTGTTATGGCACTAAAGGATAGCAAAAAATACTATGAATGTTTAGGGGTAGGTGGCATGACTACAAGAGGTTTTGGCCGAGCTAAATTATTTTTTTCATAA